The nucleotide window GTTTGAGCTGCCGTTCCTGCCTCGGGGCCAGCAGGGCCCTGGCCCTGGCCTCATCGAAGCTGTCCGCCTCCATCAGCGCCTTCATCTGGTCGTGCCTGGCCTGGCGGTCGGCCTTTTCCGGTTTGGGGTTGTCGGCCCGGAAGCGTTCCAGCAGCTCCTGGATCTGTGCCTGTTGATTGTCCGACAGACCCAGCTTTTCTACAACCTGGGGATTGGCCAGGGGGTGTTCCATGCGGTGGTGACGGCCGCGCTCGGCCAGGGCGGAACCGCTCAGGGCCAGCATGGAGGCCAGGGTGGCGATGGTGATGAACTTCTTCATGGGCTTGCTCCTTGTTTAAGTGACGCCTTCAAGGTTAACGGCCGAAACGCAAAGCAATCCCCGGGACCAGGTAAAGAAGGGTAAACTAGCGGCCATGCTGCACATCATCCTTTATGAGCCGGAGATCCCCCCCAATACCGGCAACATCATCCGCCTCTGCGCCAACGCCGGCGTGGCCCTGCACCTGGTCGAGCCGCTTGGCTTCCAGTGGGATGACAAGCGCCTGCGCCGGGCCGGCCTGGACTATGACGAATTCGCTTCGGTGACACGCCACCCCGATCTGGCCCATTGCCTGGCCGCCCTGGGCAATCCCAGGGTGTTCGCCTGCACCACCAAGGCCAGCCAGGCCCACAGCGCCCCGGCCTACCGGGACGGCGACGCCTTCCTGTTCGGCCCCGAATCCCGTGGCCTGCCCAGGGACATCATCGACGCCCTGCCGTCCGGGCAGCGCATCCGCATCCCCATGCAGGCCAGCTCCCGCAGCCTGAACCTGTCCAACGCCACGGCGGTGATCCTCTACGAGGCGTTGCGGCAACTGGATTACCCGGAACTGGGCTGAGGCTGCTGGGCCAGGGAAAAGGCCTTGATCTCGTCGAACAGCAGGTGGTCGCCCTCGTCCTGGCCATAGTAGGCCAGCTGGATGATGCCGTCCCTGTCCACCAGGAAATCGGCCGGCATGGTGGTCAGGCTGCCCTTGATACTGGTGGGCCAGTAACCCCTGGCCAGGGCCCGGACCAGGGTGGGCAGCCTCAGGGCCAGGCCCCGGACGACCCCCGATAGCGAGTGCTGGACCCCGTAAGCCCTGTGGCAGCGCCCGTCCTCGTCGGCCAGGATCGGAAAGGGCGCCCGGTGGCGACCGGCATGGCGGACCAGGTTGTCCAGGGGCGAATCGAAGACCGCCACTATGGTGAAGCCGGCGCCCAGCTCGTCAAAGCGGCGAGCCAGCTCATGGAGCCGCAGGTTGCAGAAGGGACAGGAGGCAAAGCGCAGGAAAGACAGCAGGTAGGGCCGCCCGGCCAGGCTGGCGGTGTCGAACCGGCCACCGTCGATGGCGGGCAGGCTGATGGGGACGACCGGATCGCCCGGCGTTTTCTCTATCATGGCCCTGCTCACAATGGCTCCCCCTCTAACTTAGCATTCGCCAGGGTCCCGTCGATAAGGCTATGCTAAGGCAAGCAAAAACCAACCGTCAGAGTAGGTAAATGGATAACATCGCCGTGCGCGGCGTCGATGCCTGGGTGGAGCGGATCAGCGAACAGGAACTGCCGGCCCTGGCCACCACGGTGCGCACCCTGGAGAAGCTCGAGAAAGACGACGCCGCCTCCCTGGCCTGCCTGGGCCGCAGCGTCCTCCACGACCATGGCCTCACCTCGCGGATCCTGCGGGTGGTCAACTCCGTCATCTACAACAGGGGCCGGGCCCAGGTCACCACCGTCAGCCGCGCCTCGGTGATCCTCGGCTACGACGCCCTCAAGCATATCTGTATCACCGCCACCATGATGGACGGCATGCTGACCAACAAGGACATCAGCAAGGCCGTCCACGATAGGCTGATCCGGGTGATGGCCCAGTCCCTCCATGCCGCCATGCTGGCGCGCATGCTGCTGGGAGGGTACGACGAGGACACCCAGGAAGAGGTCTATATCGCCGCCCTGCTCCACAACCTGGGCGAGATCGCCTTCTGGAGCATGGGCGGCGCCATCACCGAGGCGCTGCTGGCGCAGTTGCAGCAGGCCGGCGGCAACGAAAAGGCGCTGGTCCAGGACCGGCTCGGCACCAGCTTCGAAAGCCTGGGCGCCGCCCTGGCCAAGGCCTGGAACATGGGCGACATGCTGGTCAGATCCATCCGCGACCCGGGCCGCCGCACCCCGGAGCTGCGCTGCATCGCCCTGGCCCATGACTTCAGCCGGGCCCTGGCCGACGGCGACCAGGGCCGGATCCAGGAAGGCCTGCAGGCCATGGCCAAGTTCATGGTGGTCGAGCCGGACGTGGCCAAGGCGCGGATCCAGTCCTGCACCCAGGCCACCGCCGAGCTGGCCAGCTGCTACGGGGCCCAGGAAGTGGCCCACCTGCTCGACCCGCGGCTGGGCGAGGACGAGGACCAGCCACGGGAGCCACGCTTTCATGAGCCGGACGAGGCCCTGCAGCTGAAAATGCTCAGGGAGATGACCTTCCTGGTGGGCGAAGGGGCCGACATCAACCTGCTGATCCACACCACCATGGAGGGGCTGCTCAGGGCCGTGGGCATGGACAGGGTGGTGGTGCTGATGCCCAACCCCAAGTTCAACCAGCTCAGCCCCCGCTTCTATTCCAGCGCCGATGACAGCCAAATCAAGGACGTGTTCAGCCTGCCCCTGGGCGGCGACGATATCTTTACCTCGACCTTCAAGGGCCAGGAGGGGCACTGGGTGGACAAGCCCAAGAGCCTGCACTGGGCGCCGCGCCTGCCGGCGGCCATGGCCACCATCAACCAGGGCAGCCCCTTCCTGCTGGCGCCGCTGGTGCTGGACAAGAAATGCCTGGGCCTGTTCTATGCCGACCGCGCCCACAGCGGCCGGGCCCTGGGCAAGGAGGACTTCGAGAGCTTCAGCCACTTCGTGCGCCAGGCTTCGCTATGCCTGATGATGATCCTGCGCGGCTGATACAAAAAACCGGCCATCAGGCCGGTTTTCTTATTGGGCTTCCGATTTTCGCGACCGGGCCAGCAGATCGCAGGCCGCCTCCCGGGCGCTCTTGCCCTGGTAGAGCACGGCGTAGATCTGCTCGGTGATGGGCATCTCCACCCCCAGCTCCCGGGACAGCAGCCAGACTTCCTTGGTGTTGCGGTAGCCTTCCACCACCTGGCCGATGGAGGCCATGGCCTCCTCTATGGCCATGCCCTGGCCCAGGGCCAGGCCGAAGCGACGGTTGCGGGACTGGTTGTCGGTACAGGTCAGCACCAGATCGCCCAGGCCGGACATGCCCATGAAGGTGGCCGGATCGGCCCCCAGGGCCGCCCCCAGCCGGGTCAGCTCCGCCAGGCCGCGGGTGATCAGGGCGGTGCGGGCATTGGCACCGAAGCCGATGCCGTCGGCCATGCCGGCCCCTATGGCGATGACGTTCTTCACCGCGCCGCCCAGCTGCACGCCGATGAAATCCGGGTTGGCGTAGGTGCGCAGGTGGCGCTCGCAATGGAGCAGATCGGAGAGCCGCTCCATGAAGGCGTCGTCGGTGCTGGAGATGGCGATGGCCGTGGGCAGGCCGGCGGCCAGTTCCTTGGCGAAGGTGGGCCCGCTCAGCACCGCCAGCGGCATCTGCTCACCCAGAATGTCCCGGGCCAGGTCCTGGAGCAGGCGGCCGGTGTCGGCCTCCAGGCCCTTGGTGGCCCAGGCCACCCTGGCGTCGCCGCGCAGGTGCGGCTTCATCTGGGTCAGCACCTGGCCGAAGGCGTGGGAGGGCACCACCACCAGGATGTCCCGGCAGGCCGAGACCGCCTTGGCCAGGTCCGGCTCCATCACCAGGCTGTCGGGGAAGGGGATGTCGGGCAGGTAGCGCTTGTTCTGACGCTCGCTGGCCAGTTCGGCCAGGTGCTCGGCGTTGTGACCCCAGAGCAGGGTCTTGTGGCCGTTGCGTGCCAGAGAAATAGCGAGGGCGGTGCCATAAGACCCCGCCCCCAGCACGCAGATGGCCGCATTATCGGCTGTCATGCGTTGTTCGATCAGGCCTCGGCCTGCTCCTCGGCTTGTGCGCCTTCGGCGGCAGCGGCGCGCTGCTGCACGTACTGGGCGAACAGGGCGTCGAAGTTCACCGGCGCCAGGTTCAGGGCCGGGAAGGTGCCGCGGTTGACCAGGTTGGAGATGGTTTCACGGGCGTAGGGGAACAGCACGTTCGGGCAGAAGGCACCCAGGGTATGGGCCAGCTGCGGCTCGGGCATGTTGGCCACGGTGAAGATACCGGCCTGCTGTACCTCGCACAGGAAGGCCACGTCTTCGCCGACCTTGGTGGTCACGGTCAGGTTCAGGACCACTTCGTAGACGTCGTCGCTCAGCTTGTTGGAGCGGGTGTCCAGATCCAGCTTCACTTCCGGCTTCCATTCTTTCTGGAAGATGGTCGGGGAGTTGGGGGTCTCGAAGGAGATGTCCTTGGCGTAGATGCGCTGGATGTGGAACTGGGGGGCGTCCTGCGCTTCGGTAGCCTGTGCGTTGTTGT belongs to Gallaecimonas sp. GXIMD4217 and includes:
- a CDS encoding periplasmic heavy metal sensor, whose translation is MKKFITIATLASMLALSGSALAERGRHHRMEHPLANPQVVEKLGLSDNQQAQIQELLERFRADNPKPEKADRQARHDQMKALMEADSFDEARARALLAPRQERQLKQMKLRFDLMKVLTPEQRAELKELRHQRRHRRHHKHD
- a CDS encoding peroxiredoxin-like family protein; the protein is MSRAMIEKTPGDPVVPISLPAIDGGRFDTASLAGRPYLLSFLRFASCPFCNLRLHELARRFDELGAGFTIVAVFDSPLDNLVRHAGRHRAPFPILADEDGRCHRAYGVQHSLSGVVRGLALRLPTLVRALARGYWPTSIKGSLTTMPADFLVDRDGIIQLAYYGQDEGDHLLFDEIKAFSLAQQPQPSSG
- the trmL gene encoding tRNA (uridine(34)/cytosine(34)/5-carboxymethylaminomethyluridine(34)-2'-O)-methyltransferase TrmL; the protein is MLHIILYEPEIPPNTGNIIRLCANAGVALHLVEPLGFQWDDKRLRRAGLDYDEFASVTRHPDLAHCLAALGNPRVFACTTKASQAHSAPAYRDGDAFLFGPESRGLPRDIIDALPSGQRIRIPMQASSRSLNLSNATAVILYEALRQLDYPELG
- the secB gene encoding protein-export chaperone SecB gives rise to the protein MAEEHNNAQATEAQDAPQFHIQRIYAKDISFETPNSPTIFQKEWKPEVKLDLDTRSNKLSDDVYEVVLNLTVTTKVGEDVAFLCEVQQAGIFTVANMPEPQLAHTLGAFCPNVLFPYARETISNLVNRGTFPALNLAPVNFDALFAQYVQQRAAAAEGAQAEEQAEA
- a CDS encoding HDOD domain-containing protein, producing the protein MDNIAVRGVDAWVERISEQELPALATTVRTLEKLEKDDAASLACLGRSVLHDHGLTSRILRVVNSVIYNRGRAQVTTVSRASVILGYDALKHICITATMMDGMLTNKDISKAVHDRLIRVMAQSLHAAMLARMLLGGYDEDTQEEVYIAALLHNLGEIAFWSMGGAITEALLAQLQQAGGNEKALVQDRLGTSFESLGAALAKAWNMGDMLVRSIRDPGRRTPELRCIALAHDFSRALADGDQGRIQEGLQAMAKFMVVEPDVAKARIQSCTQATAELASCYGAQEVAHLLDPRLGEDEDQPREPRFHEPDEALQLKMLREMTFLVGEGADINLLIHTTMEGLLRAVGMDRVVVLMPNPKFNQLSPRFYSSADDSQIKDVFSLPLGGDDIFTSTFKGQEGHWVDKPKSLHWAPRLPAAMATINQGSPFLLAPLVLDKKCLGLFYADRAHSGRALGKEDFESFSHFVRQASLCLMMILRG
- the gpsA gene encoding NAD(P)H-dependent glycerol-3-phosphate dehydrogenase; protein product: MTADNAAICVLGAGSYGTALAISLARNGHKTLLWGHNAEHLAELASERQNKRYLPDIPFPDSLVMEPDLAKAVSACRDILVVVPSHAFGQVLTQMKPHLRGDARVAWATKGLEADTGRLLQDLARDILGEQMPLAVLSGPTFAKELAAGLPTAIAISSTDDAFMERLSDLLHCERHLRTYANPDFIGVQLGGAVKNVIAIGAGMADGIGFGANARTALITRGLAELTRLGAALGADPATFMGMSGLGDLVLTCTDNQSRNRRFGLALGQGMAIEEAMASIGQVVEGYRNTKEVWLLSRELGVEMPITEQIYAVLYQGKSAREAACDLLARSRKSEAQ